The nucleotide window accaaaatccatcgagcggtttgtccaatttttgtccttgaaattttagcccatttcgacttttgggctagatttctcgcaaaccgtgaaccacacaaaaaaactgagagtaccagagcgctccactcgtcgagagctttgcggcaatataaatttcaaaattttccgacaccgtttttcggtgggtccaacggaacttcatagtgtttttccgagcattaaatgagcttaaaaaattccgtaaaaaattttatactaacccccgtgttgtgggcttcgtgtaggtatcttcaattcgtgaaaattcaacagttgtccgggtctgtgaatttctggccagaGAGACCGACTATCGAAAAAGTCTCCTAATTGGATCgaaattttggctaccccaccattgtcagacgtcccgagcgcgtccccggagtcagaatcggcataggtaaatccgaaccttactttttcgtaatttctagtacttaaatgagattaaaaattcataaaatattcgtgatagctcagaaaattatgattctttttgcattagcttagtaatattgctaaggaccgcggcgcaaagttttagaatttttagagcttgtttgggtagtttttgtaaaaagagtcaattataaggactaaattgaaattttacatattgtgatggatgactgtctggatgggcccaggaggggctgtgtgatgtgattgagttgtggatatatgagttgtgaatatagaagtgttttaagcctttttgcaggttaggtaggtcctaagtataggggagactctgtcggattttcggcacgacttagaatgtatttggtctttttcttagtttgtactgagtcaaatttattaaatgattgtaataaaattgtcgtgagccgatgaccttcttcctccgccaccgccataggatcgttgtcaagtctgtgagtaaaatattaattttaattgtaatttcgatattattatatgttcaagcatgcccatgcatcacttatatgtatatatctatgtagttaaactctaggcacgttttatgttgtattcacaactgttaaagtgtcatgtatgttgttgtgttaatttggagcagtgtgcgtgcgttggcgtgcgtgtgatgtggtgttggctatgaacaggacgggtagacacggcttgaggtcttcgctgggacccggtccttcgggggtagtcacggcttgagttcttcactgggaccccgatttgatttattaagtgaaagtccggcttaaGTTCTTCATTGGCacatgttggatttaagagagctgtataggggatcagctcccatatatttatgatttgatattactgagtgcgtgagtgctccaaattacctttttgctgttatgatgtgaaaatattgatgatgttgcatttcactctatagggtgcattagctttagatagttatagagattatggttaaaattgatattttactctctgagtcgaacgctcactcctgttcaatatttttccaggccacaggaggatatttttgaggttaacctgcttttcttcctcgcaggtcgtttattaatgtttgtataaacctgttaactctaggatttctgcatgtgttagaaataattatttgatttgggtctgtaatataaattgttattttggacctgtaaacttattattttatgcacgttgatggactagatgagggagctgagctcccatttattttatgacatttgagtatgtggaggatgagctgagctctccaattgattatatattgtgtttacaggtcgggtgagtcaaagactccccgttgaaaggtccattttatggctggactctgtccggttgaattcttgaaattgggcccaaatgggccttagagttgggttaaggaatagttagacttactacgggcctcgggggctttaggttggcccaggtcctagtgtcggtccggcccataggttgggtcgtgacaacatCCATGTACGCAAAGGAAACATAGAGTACATCAAATTATCAGCTATCAAGCCACTTCTAAATTTACCCAAAATCACCCATCCATTCTCTTCTCTATTTCTCCGCCCTTAATTTGCTGTGTTTTGAAATAACTATGCATTAACATCCTCATCCTTTTATGATAACCAAGTCAAAATGTTTCTTGGCAAATCTACATAAATTTGTAACAAATTATAACCTACGACTTGAAAAAGAGTATTCACATTAAAGGACTGTTAGCAGCATCTTCTGCATTAATAACTCCTAAAAATTAATCAAACTAATACAACTAAAGCAACAACTTCAAAGCATATTCCAAGCTTTCAAACCACCCAGCATGTGCAGTTTTGCTAAGATAAAGACTTTCACCTGTGTCACCTTCAGGATACACACAGCTAATCTATTAACTCTCAAAATTAATAAATCCCAAAAAATATTTCCTGTACAAATCTAGTTTCACCTTTtattccaatccatcaaacaacACAACTTGCCCTACAAGTAATGTAATTATGTTGCCCAATTCTGAAGATGAAGAGTCAAATCATGAAAAATTATGTAACCATACCAAGTGAAAACTGTTCAGTAAAGACTCCCTTGCATAGGTTCCCAAATAGAAAGTACTAAAAGGATATACAAAAATCACTCTCAAATGCAAACACATTCTCATTTTTTCTAATATAGTTTCTACAATATTCTGCATATTGCTTACATGTGCAGTGAATACAAAACATTACAAAGCTGAACTTAGATATGAACTTCATTCCCTTTACTTAACCTTTATCTCTTGAGTTTAAATAATCATGATCACCACACCATCTCTAGCACATGAATAATTAAATATCGTAAAATTTTCCCCTAACATTTTAAAGCCCAAGAAACTAAACAATTTACTCAAATATGTCACCAGGGTATCCATAAAAATTATCATCAAATTTAATGTCTTTCATGTCACTGCCATTCACAAAACTCAAATTGATTTAATCTTTACTTGACCCAAGATAACAGTTACTCTAAGTGTATTAGCTGTGTTCAACTACACAAAATGGCACACTCCACTCCGCCAAAAACCAGCTGTATTTGGATAACTTCGAAATTTTACGCAGAACCAGCACCAAAATCAATTCTTCATTGAAATCCATACAAATCAATCTTCAGAAACTGATAATTAGTCACTTGTGAGTGTGTGAGTGTCTGTGCAGATAAATGCCTTCAGAAACCAAAAACCATTCCTATAATCGAATATCAATTGAATTTCGTAGTCAGGTTGGCACAATGTCTAGCTCTTAGTTCCAATATCAACTATAACTCTACCCTCATCATGTATCAACCAATCCAAAAAAAATGTGCAAACCTATTCCCCAATTGACAAGTCAAAACCGCGATAAATAAATAAAGTCTTATAAgattcataattaaaaaaataaaaaacagacACCAAAAATATTCAAAATACTAAAATATATAATAACAAAATAAACTAGGTTTAACAACCAAATGGAGATATTAATGTTGATGTTCATTATTCCAATAATCTTCAATCCGATGATGCTAGTAACAGTGACGACAAGAAAAATTCTCCCATTACGAGTTCTGATTTCGGAATCAAACTGAACCCACAGATTAAAAACTACTAAAAAGCAAAAATCAACGACATGGTAGTGTTATAAAACTGCCAGGCTCCTACCTGCGGATCTTATTGCCCTGACCCACTTGATACATCCCGTAGGAGAAAGCGCCGAAAGCAGCAAGGAATATGGCCATAGCGCTGGGTCCCTTGTTGGGGATCCGACGGGCGTACCGGACCGGCGGGAAGCCACCAGGAGGGGGGCCGTCTTGGAGAATCGGCATGTCCTTCACGCTCGCCATACCTGGCTTCTTCCTAATCACAGCCTCCGTCATCTCTGTGTGTATCGCTGTGCCTgtgaattagtttcaaatttgatGGGTCTCCACGAACAAGGTGAAATGAAGAAGCAGAAAGACGATGGAAATAACTCAAATCCGGTGGTGCTGAATGTAGCGTATCGTGTGCTTGGTTGAGGTTCCGTTGAGGCACGTGTTCGTCAAATCTGCGATGGTGGTTTGGCCAATTCACCGAGTTGTTAGTGTATCAatgctcttttttattttttttctttgaaagaGAAAAGGGTTGCCGAGGCCCGGTTCAAGGGCCTGAACCGGGCGGTTCATGATAAATATTAGTAGTCTAAAATCCAATTTTAAAGTCTTCAAGTTTATTTACggttttaatcaaatttaatgttgaaattaaaaaaaaaaaaaaaaacactataactcaaaataaaaattaaaataaaaatcgttaaaccctaaaccctagaacTAGAAGCTGCCGTGCCCGTGCTGCTTCAGTGCTTCTAGAGCCTTCCTCTTTTCATTAGAAAAGCACCTCCTTCCACTCTTTTCAGCCCTCCTCGTGTACGCTTCCTCTGTTAATTCACCCGTCTTCCTCAGCAACCAGTCCAAAATTCTTTCTTTCTCTGCAATTTGAGCACCATGTATCGTTTCGTCTCTAGCCTCGCTTCTAAAGCTCGGTACTTTCTGTTCCTCTTATACTTTTCTCCCTGCTTATCCatgggttttgattgttttctccattttccgTTTGGTACCCTAGTAAATGATGCAACATAACACGAAAGATAATAAATTTAAGGTTTCCGATATCGGATTTCTATTTTCCcccctttaaaatttcctttctaACTGGATAAAATAACTGAACTAACAGCTTATTACTTGAGTTTTGAAATGCGGTGTCAGTGGTCAATGCTCAATTTTGCGATTTCTGTCATTGCTCATGCCATATGTTAATGGGTTTCTTTTTGGCTCGCAGGATTGCTAGGAACAGCACGCATCAGGTGAGCTGTAGTGTTCTTCCTTCTTTCTGGCTAGTACATTGTGCATTATCTTATTTGATCTGCCTCTGCGATTGTTGCTCTTATCGTTAAAGTTTTGGTATTGCTTTCTCACTTTTTGGGTCTTTCTGCTGTTATAGATTGGAAGTAGATTGAGCTGGAGCAGAAACTATGCGGCGAAAGACATCAAATTTGGTGTGGAAGCCCGTGCTTTAATGCTTAGGGGAGTTGAAGAGCTTGCTGATGCTGTGAAAGTCACCATGGGTCCTAAGGTACAATATATGGTCTCACATTTCATATTCCATTTGATACTAATGGCTAAAAGATTGCCATTAGCTACAAATAGTCTTATTTTTATCATGTGTTTTATTTTGTTGCGCTATCTGTAAATTTGCTTGCTGCACCAGATACATGCCTGTTTGATGGAATCTTAGTAGATCAATTTTACTGTTTAAGTATGCTTAAATAAATGGAATTGAAGATAAGTGTGATTGTTGTTGTGCCCTTACTGACTATCATAGATCTGGTTGTATTTCGTTATTTGTTAAATCTTGTCCTCTTTGGAAACTTCTATTGTTTATCTAATCAGTTAACGGTGGTTGCCAATGGTGATTTATTGTTTGTAGGGGCGCAATGTGGTTATTGAACAAAGCTTTGGTGCCCCCAAAGTGACAAAGGATGGTGTGACTGTTGCAAAGAGCATTGAATTCAAGGACAAAGTCAAGAATGTTGGTGCTAGCCTTGTGAAGCAGGTTGCAAATGCCACCAATGATGTTGCGGGAGATGGTAAGGTTCATGTTTACCTTGATCTAAATATTATTACCAAATGTTACCTTGATTGTTCATTGTTGTCTTTGAAATTTGTGGTAGATCTCTTATTCTCTATGCTACTTATGACTCATGAaatctgtgatggtcctactttGTAATAACAGTGACGTCTTTCTTTTAATGTGGCTGCAGGGACCACTTGTGCCACCGTTCTTACTCGAGCAATCTTCACAGAAGGATGCAAGTCCGTTGCAGCAGGGATGAATGCAATGGACCTAAGACGTGGCATCAGCATGGCTGTTGATGCTGTTGTTACCAACTTGAAGAGCAGAGCACGAATGATCAGTACATCTGAAGAAATAGCACAAGTTGGCACAATATCTGCAAATGGAGAGAGAGAAATTGGTGAGTTAATTGCAAAGGCAATGGAGAAGGTCGGCAAAGAGGGAGTTATTACAATCCAAGTAAGTTGAACCATTTTGACGCATCTTGATCCATTGCAAGTGGCTGTACTTAACCtaattttacctcatttctttaacTTAGGTTGTCAGAATTGATGTTGGTAAATTATTTTAGATTTGATATCAGTTAtaaaagcttcttc belongs to Hevea brasiliensis isolate MT/VB/25A 57/8 chromosome 4, ASM3005281v1, whole genome shotgun sequence and includes:
- the LOC110662147 gene encoding NADH dehydrogenase [ubiquinone] 1 alpha subcomplex subunit 13-B, which codes for MTEAVIRKKPGMASVKDMPILQDGPPPGGFPPVRYARRIPNKGPSAMAIFLAAFGAFSYGMYQVGQGNKIRRALKEEKYAARRAILPVLQAEEDERFVKEWKKYLEYEAEVMKDVPGWKVGENVYNSGKWMPPATGELRPDVW